The following proteins are encoded in a genomic region of Sparus aurata chromosome 23, fSpaAur1.1, whole genome shotgun sequence:
- the nog1 gene encoding noggin-1: MDQNPQQCVAMYLLLLSLGLLMDRGICQHYYLLRPIPSDSLPLVELKEDPDPVFDPKERDLNETELKSVLGDFDSRFLSVLPPVEDKYPGNDELDDFEVLKPGGVLPKEIRAVDFDVQFGKKHKPSKKLKRRLQQWLWAYSFCPVVYTWTDLGNRFWPRFVRAGSCLSKRSCSVPEGMVCKPANSTHLTILRWRCVQRKGGLKCAWIPVQYPIITDCKCSCAS, from the coding sequence ATGGATCAGAACCCCCAGCAGTGTGTGGCCAtgtatctgctgctgctctccctcGGACTTCTCATGGACAGAGGGATCTGTCAGCACTACTACCTTCTCCGCCCCATCCCGAGTGACAGTCTGCCGCTTGTGGAATTAAAAGAGGACCCGGACCCGGTGTTCGACCCCAAGGAGCGGGACCTTAACGAGACCGAGCTGAAGAGCGTCCTGGGGGACTTTGACAGCCGCTTTTTGTCCGTTTTACCGCCGGTGGAGGACAAATACCCCGGGAACGACGAGCTGGATGACTTTGAGGTGCTAAAGCCGGGCGGAGTTCTGCCCAAGGAGATCCGGGCGGTGGATTTCGACGTGCAGTTCGGCAAGAAGCACAAGCCCAGTAAGAAACTGAAGCGGCGGCTGCAGCAGTGGCTGTGGGCGTACTCGTTCTGCCCGGTCGTGTACACGTGGACCGACCTGGGGAACAGGTTCTGGCCGCGGTTCGTGCGCgcgggcagctgcctgagcaaaAGGTCGTGCTCGGTGCCGGAGGGGATGGTGTGCAAGCCCGCCAACTCGACCCACCTGACGATACTGCGGTGGAGGTGCGTGCAGAGGAAAGGTGGACTCAAGTGCGCGTGGATACCTGTGCAGTACCCGATCATCACAGACTGCAAGTGCTCGTGCGCCAGCTAG